One part of the Microlunatus elymi genome encodes these proteins:
- a CDS encoding DUF5060 domain-containing protein: protein MVERWGVYEIVLTGPSSGNPFTDVEVQAIFSYRNRDVTVDGFYDGGGRYKIRFSPDQEGSWRYRTVSPTTELNGHRGDFEVGPAGAGNHGPVRVFGRSLFRYADGSRHESYGTTCYHWTHTGDLDHEELTLASLAESPFNKVRMCILPTQDMRPDRLAFVGSTAETLDRTRFNLEFFSHLEDRIGDLGRLGVEADLILFHPYDKGHWGVDNMSPELDRFYLRYVVARLAAFRNVWWSISNEYDFNHAKTVADWDDLLLYLQRIDPYRRLASIHNGTRMYEYESIYDFDKPWTTHQSIQHWDAARAEDWRARYPRPVVIDEIGYEGDVDRRWGNLTGREMTRRFWHGMAAGGFVGHGECYVDNPNGHWISRGGRLIGDSPQRIAFLRSIIDEAPADWTDTADYRLIYFGERVPAEHFLELGDEDHLIDVIDTWQMTVEPVPGRHRGRCTVPLGRSDLALRVRRVRRRTDATNKVREVA from the coding sequence ATGGTCGAGCGCTGGGGCGTGTACGAGATCGTGCTGACCGGGCCGAGCAGCGGCAACCCGTTCACCGACGTGGAAGTGCAGGCGATCTTCAGCTACCGCAACCGCGACGTGACGGTGGACGGCTTCTACGACGGCGGCGGCCGATACAAGATCAGGTTCTCGCCCGACCAGGAAGGCAGCTGGCGCTACCGGACGGTCAGCCCGACCACCGAGCTGAACGGTCATCGCGGCGACTTCGAGGTCGGGCCGGCGGGAGCCGGAAATCACGGCCCGGTTCGGGTCTTCGGGCGCTCGCTGTTCCGCTACGCCGACGGCAGCCGGCACGAGTCGTACGGCACCACCTGCTATCACTGGACGCACACCGGTGATCTTGATCATGAAGAGCTGACTCTGGCCAGCCTGGCGGAATCGCCGTTCAACAAGGTCCGGATGTGCATTCTGCCGACCCAGGACATGCGTCCGGATCGGCTGGCCTTCGTCGGCAGCACAGCCGAGACCTTGGACCGGACCCGATTCAACCTCGAGTTCTTCTCTCACCTGGAGGACAGGATCGGCGATCTCGGCCGGCTGGGCGTCGAGGCCGACCTGATCCTGTTCCACCCCTACGACAAGGGCCACTGGGGCGTGGACAACATGAGCCCGGAGCTTGATCGTTTCTACCTGCGCTACGTCGTCGCCCGGCTGGCCGCGTTCCGCAACGTCTGGTGGTCGATCTCCAACGAGTACGACTTCAACCACGCCAAGACCGTCGCCGACTGGGACGACCTGCTGCTCTACCTGCAGCGGATCGATCCGTATCGGCGGCTGGCCTCGATCCACAACGGCACCCGGATGTACGAGTACGAGTCGATCTACGACTTCGACAAGCCGTGGACCACCCACCAGAGCATCCAGCATTGGGACGCCGCGCGGGCCGAGGACTGGCGGGCGCGATATCCGCGACCGGTGGTGATCGACGAGATCGGCTACGAGGGCGACGTCGATCGCCGGTGGGGCAACCTGACCGGTCGAGAGATGACCCGGCGGTTCTGGCACGGAATGGCCGCCGGCGGATTCGTCGGGCACGGCGAGTGCTACGTCGACAATCCCAACGGTCATTGGATTTCTCGGGGCGGCAGGTTGATCGGTGACAGCCCGCAGCGGATCGCGTTCCTGCGCTCGATCATCGACGAGGCTCCGGCCGACTGGACCGACACCGCCGATTACCGGCTGATCTACTTCGGTGAACGGGTGCCGGCCGAACACTTCCTGGAGCTCGGCGACGAAGATCATCTGATCGACGTGATCGACACCTGGCAGATGACGGTCGAACCGGTCCCGGGCCGTCACCGCGGCCGCTGCACGGTCCCGCTCGGTCGCAGTGATCTCGCCCTCCGCGTACGCCGGGTCCGACGGCGGACCGACGCGACGAACAAGGTCAGGGAGGTCGCGTGA
- a CDS encoding sialidase family protein has product MIFEDLDGAAVPTTTELDPRFDGVLRPGADDQRTEALLPILHPGDSHAASLAETADGDLLCAWFNGPQEGDPGTNVVISRLPAGGDRWQQPILIAADSEHSEQNPVIFTDPEGTVWLLHTSNTPHDRRDAIVYARTSDDGGRSWSARWALMGPGVFLRNPPLFQPDGSWLLPVYRVTDQGEYSVAAISTDHGQTWTEHVVDDSLGRVQLSVAPRTDGSLLGLLRSRDADRIYATGSDDLGRSWTRPVRTELPNNNSAIQLLRLTDGRLVVIFNDATLERDQFRWVDGPDGPLTRKKPLRTPLTLAVSTDDGRTWPIRRNLQNADLEHRDRPMGYSYPALLQTRDGRLQAAYSMLRKTIKHVVFAPDWLTGGEV; this is encoded by the coding sequence ATGATCTTCGAAGACCTTGACGGCGCCGCCGTGCCGACCACGACCGAGCTGGACCCGAGGTTCGACGGCGTGCTCCGCCCGGGCGCAGATGATCAGCGGACCGAGGCGCTGCTGCCGATCCTGCATCCCGGCGACAGTCACGCGGCGTCGCTGGCCGAGACGGCCGACGGCGATCTGTTGTGTGCTTGGTTCAACGGGCCGCAGGAGGGCGATCCGGGCACCAACGTGGTGATCTCCCGGCTGCCCGCCGGTGGCGATCGCTGGCAGCAACCGATCTTGATCGCCGCCGATTCCGAACACTCCGAACAGAATCCGGTGATCTTCACCGATCCGGAGGGCACCGTCTGGTTGCTGCACACCAGCAACACGCCCCATGATCGACGGGACGCGATCGTCTACGCCCGGACGTCGGACGACGGTGGGCGATCATGGTCGGCTCGCTGGGCGTTGATGGGGCCGGGCGTCTTCCTGCGCAACCCGCCGCTGTTCCAGCCCGACGGATCGTGGCTGTTGCCGGTCTACCGGGTCACCGACCAAGGCGAGTACAGCGTGGCGGCGATCAGCACCGACCACGGTCAGACCTGGACCGAGCACGTCGTGGACGACTCGCTGGGTCGGGTGCAGCTGAGCGTGGCGCCGCGTACGGACGGCAGCCTGCTCGGGTTGCTCCGCTCCCGCGACGCGGATCGGATCTACGCGACCGGTTCCGATGATCTTGGTCGGAGTTGGACCAGGCCGGTCCGGACCGAGCTGCCCAACAACAACTCGGCGATCCAGTTGCTGCGGCTGACCGACGGTCGGCTGGTGGTGATCTTCAACGACGCCACCCTGGAGCGTGATCAATTCCGTTGGGTGGACGGACCCGACGGGCCGTTGACCCGGAAGAAGCCGCTGCGGACACCATTGACGCTGGCAGTATCCACAGATGACGGCCGGACCTGGCCGATCCGTCGCAACCTGCAGAACGCCGATCTGGAACACCGCGACCGGCCGATGGGCTACTCCTATCCGGCCCTGCTGCAGACTCGCGACGGGCGGCTGCAGGCGGCGTATTCGATGCTGCGCAAGACGATCAAGCACGTCGTCTTCGCACCGGACTGGTTGACCGGCGGCGAGGTTTGA
- a CDS encoding ABC transporter ATP-binding protein: MNVVAEQGNAGAAVSAPLLMQTEGLSKDFPIRSGLLSRVSRVVKAVDGVDLAIPAGRTVGLVGESGCGKSTLGRLLLRVLDPTAGKINYSAPGGDWIDLARVPERRMKEYRRQIRLIFQDPFSSLNPRLTLGDIVAEPLTVNHVAGRSEVEERVVELLRRVGLRPEYRHRYPNAFSGGERQRVGIARALALDPRLVVADEAVSALDVSVRAQILNLLKDLQEEHELTYLFISHDLGTVEYMADEVVVMYVGKVVESGPTEQVFGRPRHPYTEALLSAVPDPDPTGERRERIVLRGEVADPSNVPSGCPFHPRCFYAQDRCRTEVPTLHRTDSGQLSACHFSDELQLRGIEELGAA, encoded by the coding sequence ATGAATGTCGTTGCTGAGCAAGGAAATGCGGGCGCCGCGGTGAGCGCACCGCTGCTGATGCAGACCGAGGGGTTGTCCAAGGACTTCCCGATCCGATCGGGCCTGCTGAGCCGGGTGTCCCGGGTGGTCAAGGCCGTCGACGGGGTCGATCTGGCCATCCCGGCAGGTCGTACCGTCGGATTGGTCGGCGAATCCGGCTGTGGCAAGAGCACGCTGGGCCGGCTGCTGCTGCGCGTGCTCGACCCGACCGCCGGCAAGATCAACTACAGTGCGCCGGGCGGCGACTGGATCGATCTTGCTCGGGTGCCGGAGCGGCGGATGAAGGAGTACCGCCGGCAGATCCGGTTGATCTTCCAGGACCCGTTCTCATCCCTCAACCCGCGACTGACCCTGGGCGACATCGTGGCGGAGCCGTTGACCGTGAACCACGTCGCCGGCCGGTCCGAGGTGGAGGAGCGGGTGGTCGAGTTGCTGCGTCGGGTCGGGCTGCGGCCGGAGTATCGGCATCGTTACCCCAACGCCTTCTCCGGAGGAGAACGGCAGCGGGTCGGCATCGCCCGGGCACTCGCCCTGGACCCGCGACTGGTGGTCGCGGACGAGGCGGTCAGCGCGCTGGACGTGTCGGTCCGGGCCCAGATCCTGAACCTGCTCAAGGATCTGCAGGAGGAGCACGAGTTGACCTACCTGTTCATCAGCCACGATCTCGGCACGGTGGAATACATGGCCGACGAGGTGGTGGTGATGTACGTCGGCAAGGTGGTCGAGTCCGGCCCGACCGAGCAGGTCTTCGGCCGGCCCCGCCACCCCTACACCGAGGCGCTGCTGTCGGCGGTGCCGGATCCCGATCCGACCGGGGAGCGCCGGGAGCGGATCGTGCTGCGCGGAGAGGTGGCCGATCCGTCCAACGTGCCGTCCGGCTGTCCGTTCCATCCACGCTGCTTCTATGCCCAGGACCGCTGCCGTACGGAGGTTCCGACCTTGCACAGAACGGACTCCGGGCAGCTCAGCGCCTGCCACTTCTCCGACGAACTGCAACTGCGTGGCATCGAGGAGCTGGGCGCAGCATGA
- a CDS encoding ABC transporter ATP-binding protein, protein MDYAMLQTPTSDHQTAGGGDRDELPVLRLAGLKTQFVLEDGVVDAVDGVDLEIGRGETIAVVGESGCGKSMTARSILRLVDRPGKIAGGQVWVPAPPDSEVREPRRRRGLLRRKKDVPVLPDAPDGMVDLVTAEQPTIQAVRGKRIAMVFQEPMTSLSAVHTIGNQIVEAIRLHEPLTKEEARQRAIELLGRVGIPGPEKRIDSYPFELSGGMRQRAMIAMALSCDPELLIADEPTTALDVTTQAQILELLKSLQREFGMAIMLITHDLGVAAQMADRVVVMYLGKVVECGELRSLFAHPKHPYTRALLRSVPALGMRRGARLDPVRGMVPHPYDRPTGCAFHDRCDYFIPGRCEVAEPPMITDDDGHQVRCVLFEEEN, encoded by the coding sequence ATGGACTACGCGATGCTGCAGACCCCTACAAGTGATCATCAAACCGCCGGTGGAGGAGATCGTGACGAGCTGCCGGTGCTCCGGCTGGCAGGGCTGAAGACCCAGTTCGTGCTGGAGGACGGTGTGGTCGACGCGGTGGACGGCGTCGACCTGGAGATCGGCCGCGGCGAGACGATCGCGGTGGTCGGCGAGTCGGGCTGCGGTAAGAGCATGACCGCCCGATCGATCCTGCGACTGGTCGACCGGCCGGGCAAGATCGCCGGCGGCCAGGTGTGGGTACCTGCACCACCGGACTCCGAGGTGCGGGAGCCGCGTCGTCGGCGCGGACTGCTGCGTCGCAAGAAGGACGTGCCCGTGCTGCCGGATGCACCCGACGGCATGGTCGACCTGGTCACGGCCGAGCAGCCCACCATCCAGGCCGTACGTGGCAAGCGGATCGCGATGGTCTTCCAGGAACCGATGACCTCGTTGTCGGCGGTGCACACGATCGGCAACCAGATCGTCGAGGCGATCCGGCTGCACGAGCCGCTGACCAAGGAAGAAGCGCGGCAACGGGCCATCGAGCTGCTCGGTCGGGTCGGCATCCCGGGACCGGAAAAGCGGATCGACAGCTATCCGTTCGAGCTCAGCGGCGGGATGCGACAACGGGCCATGATCGCGATGGCGTTGTCCTGCGATCCGGAGTTGCTGATCGCCGACGAACCGACCACGGCCCTCGATGTCACCACCCAGGCACAGATTCTGGAGCTGCTGAAGTCCCTGCAGCGTGAGTTCGGGATGGCGATCATGTTGATCACTCATGATCTCGGGGTGGCGGCACAGATGGCCGATCGGGTCGTCGTGATGTATCTGGGCAAGGTGGTCGAGTGTGGTGAGCTGCGCAGTCTGTTCGCGCATCCGAAGCATCCGTACACGAGGGCGTTGTTGCGCTCGGTGCCGGCGCTCGGCATGCGTCGCGGAGCCCGGCTGGACCCGGTCCGCGGCATGGTGCCGCACCCGTACGATCGGCCGACCGGATGTGCGTTCCACGACCGCTGCGACTACTTCATCCCCGGTCGCTGTGAGGTGGCCGAACCGCCGATGATCACCGACGACGACGGACACCAGGTGCGCTGTGTGCTGTTCGAGGAGGAGAACTGA
- a CDS encoding ABC transporter permease: MAENMIKPMAVEERSATPVTDPLPPEADRQAAVRGGTASQWQLIWRKFRRHKLAKIGLVAVLFIYAVAIFAEFLAPSTPSVQDPKYAYAPPQVLHVYSQTEGLGLYVNGFQVKQDPQTYARTFTSDPQQRIEVGLFVKGAPYKVWGLFPSDRHFIGPKEFGQPFFLWGADRAGHDLLTRILYGARVSLSIGLVGVAMSFLIGLTMGGISGYYGGKPDTLIQRIIEFLMAIPTLPLWLALSAAIPAGWGPLTRYFAITVILSVIGWTGMARVVRGRFLSLREEDFVTAARLDGCSQPRIIFRHMVPSFSSHIIASLTMSVPAMILGETGLSFLGLGLQSPAVSWGVLLQDAQNIRAIQTAPWLMLPGAAIFITVLAMNFVGDGLRDAADPYK; encoded by the coding sequence GTGGCCGAGAACATGATCAAACCGATGGCGGTCGAGGAGCGCAGCGCGACTCCGGTGACGGATCCGCTGCCGCCCGAGGCCGACCGGCAAGCGGCGGTCCGCGGCGGCACCGCATCGCAATGGCAGTTGATCTGGCGCAAGTTCCGCCGGCACAAGCTGGCCAAGATCGGCCTGGTCGCGGTGCTGTTCATCTACGCGGTGGCGATCTTCGCCGAGTTCCTGGCGCCGTCGACGCCGTCGGTGCAGGATCCGAAGTACGCCTACGCGCCGCCGCAGGTGTTGCACGTCTACAGCCAGACCGAGGGTCTCGGCCTGTACGTGAACGGATTCCAGGTCAAGCAGGATCCGCAGACGTACGCCCGTACCTTCACCAGCGATCCGCAGCAGCGGATCGAGGTCGGCTTGTTCGTCAAGGGTGCGCCGTACAAGGTCTGGGGGCTGTTCCCGTCCGACCGTCACTTCATCGGACCGAAGGAGTTCGGCCAGCCGTTCTTCCTCTGGGGCGCCGACCGGGCCGGACACGATCTGCTCACCCGAATTCTCTACGGCGCAAGGGTTTCACTGTCGATCGGGTTGGTCGGCGTGGCAATGAGCTTCCTGATCGGCCTCACCATGGGTGGCATCTCCGGCTACTACGGCGGCAAACCGGACACCCTGATCCAGCGGATCATCGAATTCCTGATGGCGATCCCGACGCTGCCGCTGTGGTTGGCGCTGTCGGCAGCCATCCCGGCCGGCTGGGGCCCGCTGACCCGGTATTTCGCGATCACGGTGATCTTGTCGGTGATCGGCTGGACCGGGATGGCCCGAGTGGTCCGCGGCCGATTCCTTTCCCTGCGCGAGGAGGACTTCGTCACCGCGGCCCGGTTGGACGGCTGCAGTCAGCCGCGGATCATCTTCCGCCACATGGTGCCGTCGTTCAGCAGCCACATCATCGCGTCACTGACCATGTCGGTCCCGGCGATGATCTTGGGCGAGACCGGTCTGAGCTTCCTCGGTCTCGGCCTGCAGTCACCCGCGGTCAGCTGGGGTGTGCTGCTGCAGGATGCTCAGAACATCCGGGCGATCCAGACGGCGCCCTGGCTGATGCTCCCCGGCGCGGCGATCTTCATCACCGTGCTGGCCATGAACTTCGTCGGAGATGGACTACGCGATGCTGCAGACCCCTACAAGTGA
- a CDS encoding ABC transporter permease → MAQYVLRRLGLMVITLAVVSLVAFWIIQLPPGDYVDTMQAVAEANGQEISVQRMAALRARYGLDDPFIVQYFKWISNILLHGDFGQSFAWNRPVSSMIWNRVALSAFLSISTLFFVWAVAFPIGIYSAVKQYSKGDYAATVFGFIGMAVPEFMIALLFLYLGSRVFHQSVGGLFSPQYADAAWNMGKVLDLASHLWVPILIIGMSGTAGLIRTTRANLLDELYKPYVVTARAKGMPEWRLLLKYPVRMSLSPFFSTVGWLLPGLISGETIISIVLSLPTTGPLLLGGVESQDMYLVGSFILILSTLMVIGTLLSDLALAWWDPRIRRRYAES, encoded by the coding sequence ATGGCACAGTACGTACTCCGCCGGCTCGGGCTGATGGTGATCACCCTGGCCGTGGTCTCGCTGGTGGCCTTCTGGATCATCCAGTTGCCGCCGGGCGATTACGTCGACACGATGCAGGCGGTCGCCGAGGCCAACGGCCAGGAGATCAGCGTGCAGCGGATGGCTGCTCTGCGGGCCCGCTACGGGCTGGACGATCCCTTCATCGTCCAGTACTTCAAGTGGATCAGCAACATCCTGCTGCACGGCGATTTCGGACAATCGTTTGCCTGGAATCGGCCGGTGTCCAGCATGATCTGGAACCGGGTGGCGTTGTCGGCGTTCCTGTCGATCAGCACCTTGTTCTTCGTCTGGGCGGTGGCCTTCCCGATCGGCATCTACTCGGCGGTGAAGCAGTACTCCAAGGGTGACTACGCGGCCACCGTCTTCGGCTTCATCGGGATGGCCGTCCCGGAGTTCATGATCGCTTTGCTGTTTCTCTATCTGGGCTCGAGAGTGTTCCATCAGAGCGTCGGCGGGCTCTTCTCACCGCAGTACGCCGACGCGGCCTGGAACATGGGCAAGGTGCTGGATCTGGCCTCCCATCTCTGGGTGCCGATCCTGATCATCGGGATGTCCGGCACCGCAGGCTTGATCAGAACCACCCGGGCGAATCTGCTGGACGAGCTGTACAAGCCGTACGTGGTGACCGCACGAGCCAAGGGGATGCCGGAGTGGCGGCTGCTGCTGAAGTACCCGGTGCGCATGTCGCTGAGCCCGTTCTTCTCCACCGTCGGCTGGTTGCTGCCCGGTCTGATCAGTGGCGAGACGATCATCTCGATCGTGCTCAGTCTGCCGACCACCGGACCGTTGCTGCTGGGCGGCGTGGAGAGCCAGGACATGTATCTGGTGGGCAGTTTCATCCTGATCCTGAGCACCCTGATGGTGATCGGCACCCTGTTGAGTGATCTTGCCCTGGCCTGGTGGGATCCCCGAATCCGACGACGTTATGCGGAGAGTTGA
- a CDS encoding ABC transporter substrate-binding protein: MSTLAKNPQLTRRALLGVSAGLGAAVSLSGCSFFSTAPDTKQVSNDAGPKGKEAPMLAEQVKSGKLPPVEQRLPKNPAIVKPVEKIGQYGGTWHSAMITEEDAQWLTISIGYDPIIRWTREWSDAAGLEEIMPNVAESFRDRDGGRIFEFKLREGVKWSDGKPLTTEDLRFTYEDVNTYPPMHEGGIYDLWLDSETGKPATFKKVDDLTVQYVFTNPKPGFLNEVAVGQAAMIMPMHYLKQFHAKYNRGVEKLVKQANLNDWMQLWENKTTAWSNVDMPTLNAWVLTKALGDADSVQAVRNPYYWKTDPDGSQLPYIDKISCLVLQDPEVELLKVTNGEFDMQMRNFTTVRNKPVVADGEQKGDYRMFSVTPDGPNAFVIGFNMTLKDKGKAKMYANKDFKVGLSYAINRQKIIDTVYAGQGKPWQCAPLPDSPVYNEEFGTQFTEYSPQKANEYLDKAGYSKKDSDGFRLRDGKKITITVLVDSAMPDHVDGMELIKADWKAVGIDTNISRVSEDLYWQRVQANVAEASTWTAGNFEVRATQGSNHYYVASNPRGSSRWGSTWANWYATDGKSGQEPPGTYKTALELFDKMRHTYDARKATDIGKQIIELAKEQFVYIGICTPADSYGIAKNNFRNVMKTFPGSGGYGAPGPNNPEHYFFES, from the coding sequence ATGTCCACACTTGCGAAGAACCCGCAACTGACCCGGCGCGCGCTGCTCGGTGTCAGCGCCGGACTCGGCGCCGCGGTATCGCTGTCGGGGTGCAGCTTCTTCAGCACCGCTCCCGACACCAAGCAGGTCAGTAACGACGCCGGTCCGAAGGGCAAGGAAGCCCCGATGCTGGCCGAGCAGGTCAAGTCAGGCAAACTGCCGCCGGTCGAGCAGCGGTTGCCGAAGAACCCGGCGATCGTCAAGCCGGTGGAGAAGATCGGCCAGTACGGCGGCACCTGGCACTCGGCGATGATCACCGAGGAGGACGCCCAGTGGCTGACCATCAGCATCGGCTACGACCCGATCATCCGCTGGACCCGCGAATGGAGCGACGCGGCCGGCCTGGAAGAGATCATGCCCAACGTCGCCGAGTCCTTCCGTGATCGTGACGGCGGCCGGATCTTCGAGTTCAAGCTGCGCGAGGGCGTGAAGTGGTCGGACGGCAAGCCGTTGACCACCGAGGACCTGCGGTTCACCTACGAGGACGTCAACACCTACCCGCCGATGCACGAGGGTGGCATCTACGACCTGTGGCTGGACTCGGAGACCGGCAAACCGGCGACCTTCAAGAAGGTCGACGATCTCACCGTGCAGTACGTGTTCACCAATCCCAAGCCGGGATTCCTGAACGAGGTGGCGGTGGGTCAGGCGGCCATGATCATGCCGATGCACTACCTGAAGCAGTTCCACGCGAAGTACAACAGAGGCGTCGAGAAGCTGGTCAAACAGGCCAATCTGAACGACTGGATGCAGCTGTGGGAGAACAAGACCACGGCGTGGAGCAACGTCGACATGCCGACGCTGAACGCCTGGGTGTTGACCAAGGCGCTCGGCGACGCCGACTCGGTGCAGGCCGTCCGCAACCCGTACTACTGGAAGACCGATCCCGACGGCAGCCAGCTGCCGTACATCGACAAGATCAGCTGCCTGGTGTTGCAGGATCCCGAGGTCGAGCTGCTCAAGGTAACCAACGGCGAGTTCGACATGCAGATGCGCAACTTCACCACCGTACGGAACAAGCCGGTGGTCGCCGACGGTGAGCAGAAGGGTGATTACCGGATGTTCTCGGTAACCCCGGACGGTCCCAACGCCTTCGTGATCGGGTTCAACATGACCCTGAAGGACAAGGGCAAGGCGAAGATGTACGCCAACAAGGACTTCAAGGTCGGCCTGTCGTACGCGATCAACCGGCAGAAGATCATCGACACCGTGTACGCCGGGCAGGGCAAGCCGTGGCAGTGCGCACCGCTGCCGGACAGTCCCGTCTACAACGAGGAGTTCGGCACCCAGTTCACCGAGTACTCACCACAGAAGGCGAACGAGTACCTGGACAAGGCCGGCTACAGCAAGAAGGACTCCGACGGCTTCCGGCTGCGGGACGGGAAGAAGATCACCATCACCGTGCTGGTCGACTCGGCGATGCCCGATCACGTCGACGGGATGGAGTTGATCAAGGCCGACTGGAAGGCGGTCGGCATCGACACCAACATCTCTCGGGTCTCGGAAGACCTTTACTGGCAACGCGTCCAGGCCAACGTGGCCGAGGCGTCCACCTGGACGGCGGGCAACTTCGAGGTCCGTGCGACGCAGGGATCGAACCACTACTACGTCGCCTCCAACCCGCGCGGCTCGTCGCGGTGGGGCAGCACCTGGGCGAATTGGTACGCCACCGACGGCAAGTCCGGCCAGGAGCCGCCGGGCACCTACAAGACTGCCTTGGAGCTGTTCGACAAGATGCGGCACACCTACGACGCACGGAAGGCGACCGACATCGGCAAGCAGATCATCGAACTGGCCAAGGAACAGTTCGTCTACATCGGGATCTGCACCCCGGCCGACTCGTACGGCATCGCCAAGAACAACTTCCGCAACGTGATGAAGACCTTCCCGGGATCGGGCGGCTACGGGGCTCCCGGGCCTAACAATCCCGAGCACTACTTCTTCGAAAGCTGA
- a CDS encoding dihydrodipicolinate synthase family protein: MNQDQLAPTQLAGVLTPVITPLNDDRQLDIDSLERHVGHLLDAGVQGLWVNGTTGEFYGLDVEQRARVVGECVRIADLRVPVIAHVGDTSLALALEQARAARKAGATMVSVLPPYAAQFSQDEIKTHFRALAAEAGPVIAYHMPQIAGPGLTIASIVELAADGVICGAKDSSSDVLWLRQLINAAADAGVEIPAFTGGSAVSDLGYFVGAVGAMSSTANLVPRHLVAQYEAARRGDWDETRARQRQTDELMAALRLPGRTSPTAIAGIYKFLLAALGRIDGARGVAPLRDLTEDEQERLVVGVIGLIEKLDDVQPSPASV, from the coding sequence GTGAATCAGGATCAGTTGGCCCCCACGCAGTTGGCCGGTGTGCTGACACCGGTCATCACGCCACTGAACGACGATCGGCAGTTGGACATCGACTCACTGGAACGCCACGTGGGTCATCTCCTGGACGCCGGCGTGCAGGGGCTGTGGGTCAACGGCACGACCGGCGAATTCTACGGACTGGACGTGGAGCAGCGGGCCAGGGTCGTCGGCGAGTGCGTCCGGATCGCCGACCTGCGGGTGCCGGTGATCGCCCACGTCGGTGACACCTCGCTGGCGTTGGCGCTGGAGCAGGCGCGGGCGGCCCGCAAGGCCGGCGCGACCATGGTCTCGGTGCTGCCGCCGTACGCGGCCCAGTTCAGTCAGGACGAGATCAAGACCCACTTCCGCGCTCTGGCTGCCGAAGCCGGGCCGGTGATCGCCTATCACATGCCGCAGATCGCCGGTCCCGGACTGACCATCGCCTCGATCGTCGAGCTGGCGGCCGACGGCGTGATCTGTGGCGCGAAGGACAGCAGTTCGGACGTGCTCTGGTTGCGCCAGTTGATCAACGCGGCTGCCGATGCCGGGGTGGAGATCCCGGCCTTCACCGGCGGCTCGGCGGTCAGTGATCTCGGCTACTTCGTCGGTGCAGTGGGCGCGATGTCGTCGACGGCCAACCTGGTTCCGCGGCACTTGGTCGCTCAGTACGAGGCGGCCCGGCGCGGCGACTGGGACGAGACCCGGGCCCGGCAACGGCAGACCGACGAGCTGATGGCCGCACTCAGGCTGCCTGGACGGACCAGTCCGACCGCGATCGCCGGCATCTACAAGTTCCTGTTGGCAGCGCTCGGCCGGATCGACGGGGCTCGTGGTGTCGCCCCGCTGCGCGACCTGACCGAGGACGAACAAGAACGACTTGTGGTGGGGGTCATCGGTTTGATCGAAAAGCTCGACGACGTGCAGCCGTCGCCGGCATCCGTCTGA
- a CDS encoding GntR family transcriptional regulator, translated as MATTAPPADQGSLEARAHESLVDWLVNEHPAPGQPVPIREFARNLGMSRTPVRSAVGRLYERGLLAYDSTTGFTVAIPSLSSIYELFEVRLMIESHSVRRFLQQHPKGSPRRITQLVDEAAELATRAVDDQAAYIAFRDNDSAFHRSLVELAELPRLLEMHSDLHLSIHVTRAGMEAPLTHDRLDIAVAEHRAITDALDRGDMAGAQDALESHILRVRDQTIVFLSRPRFGPTAP; from the coding sequence ATGGCAACCACCGCGCCGCCGGCCGATCAGGGAAGCCTGGAGGCCCGCGCCCACGAGTCTTTGGTGGATTGGCTGGTCAACGAGCATCCCGCACCGGGCCAACCGGTGCCGATCCGTGAGTTCGCCCGCAACCTGGGGATGAGCCGGACGCCGGTCCGCAGCGCCGTGGGCCGGCTGTACGAACGCGGCCTGCTCGCCTATGACTCGACCACCGGCTTCACCGTCGCGATTCCTTCGCTGAGTTCGATCTACGAGCTGTTCGAGGTGCGGCTGATGATCGAATCCCACTCGGTGCGCCGGTTCCTGCAGCAGCATCCCAAGGGGTCTCCGCGTCGGATCACTCAGCTGGTCGACGAGGCCGCCGAGCTGGCCACCCGGGCCGTCGATGATCAAGCCGCCTACATCGCCTTCCGCGACAACGACTCGGCGTTCCACCGCAGCCTGGTCGAGCTGGCCGAGCTGCCGCGCCTGCTGGAGATGCACAGCGACCTGCACCTGAGCATTCATGTCACCCGAGCCGGGATGGAAGCGCCGCTGACCCATGATCGACTCGACATCGCGGTGGCGGAGCACCGTGCGATCACCGACGCGCTGGATCGCGGCGACATGGCCGGCGCCCAGGATGCGCTGGAATCCCACATCCTCCGGGTCCGCGATCAGACCATCGTCTTCCTGAGCCGGCCCCGATTCGGGCCCACGGCCCCGTGA